In Providencia rettgeri, the following proteins share a genomic window:
- a CDS encoding MFS transporter produces the protein MTPQTASQPSARPLGKEDYKTLGLSSLGGTLEFYDFVIFVFYAKIISQLFFPGDNEFLALMATLGLFAAGYLARPLGGIIMAHFGDKIGRKKMFTLSIFLMAFPTFVIGFLPTFETIGAAAPLLLLLMRIMQGAAIGGEMPGAWVFIAEHTPKQRYGLGVGTLTSGITGGILLGSIVAIIIERSYTTTEIHDFAWRIPFILGGVFGFTSVYLRRFLQETPIFKELAAKKALSQELPVKTVIKSHKQACMITAALTWSLSTAIVVTILMTPDVVLKGIYHIDRNIALQANCAATLTLTLGCIFWGWLGDKTGTRTSMTLSWGGLAVTAIYFYSSLSSDIAASILIFNYALMGFFVGAIATTPIISTRAFPPEIRYSGLSFAYNVAYAIFGGLTPILTGAWLQQSHMAPAYYVAGVSLLAVAVAFIPLSWKGWTVNSESSSEKSAVLNASSL, from the coding sequence ATGACACCGCAAACCGCCAGCCAGCCCTCTGCGAGGCCTTTGGGCAAAGAAGACTATAAAACATTAGGTTTATCCTCTTTAGGGGGAACTCTTGAGTTTTATGACTTCGTTATCTTTGTTTTTTACGCAAAAATTATTTCCCAACTATTTTTCCCAGGGGATAACGAATTTCTCGCGCTAATGGCAACACTGGGTCTATTTGCAGCAGGTTACCTTGCTCGCCCTCTTGGTGGCATTATCATGGCTCACTTCGGGGATAAAATTGGCCGCAAGAAAATGTTTACCCTCAGTATTTTCTTAATGGCATTCCCAACATTTGTCATTGGTTTTTTACCAACGTTTGAAACCATTGGTGCTGCAGCGCCATTATTACTGCTGTTAATGCGCATTATGCAAGGTGCCGCGATTGGTGGCGAAATGCCAGGTGCCTGGGTATTTATTGCAGAACATACACCAAAACAACGTTATGGCTTAGGTGTCGGTACACTCACTTCTGGGATCACCGGTGGTATTTTATTAGGCTCTATCGTTGCCATTATTATTGAGCGCTCTTATACCACAACTGAGATCCATGATTTTGCATGGCGTATTCCATTTATTCTTGGTGGTGTTTTTGGGTTTACCTCTGTGTATTTACGTCGTTTTTTACAAGAAACTCCGATATTCAAAGAGCTGGCAGCCAAAAAGGCCTTGTCACAAGAGTTGCCAGTCAAAACCGTCATTAAATCCCATAAACAAGCTTGTATGATCACCGCTGCGCTGACCTGGTCATTATCAACAGCCATCGTTGTCACTATTTTAATGACACCTGACGTCGTGTTAAAAGGGATCTATCACATTGACCGTAATATTGCATTGCAAGCCAACTGCGCAGCAACTTTAACCTTAACATTAGGCTGTATCTTCTGGGGTTGGTTAGGCGATAAAACCGGCACACGTACATCAATGACGTTATCGTGGGGCGGATTAGCCGTAACCGCAATTTATTTCTATTCGTCATTATCCTCTGATATCGCTGCAAGTATATTGATTTTTAACTATGCATTAATGGGCTTCTTTGTTGGTGCGATTGCAACCACACCGATTATCAGTACACGCGCATTCCCACCTGAAATTCGCTATTCTGGCCTGTCATTCGCTTACAATGTGGCTTATGCAATTTTTGGTGGTTTAACACCAATATTGACTGGTGCTTGGTTGCAGCAGTCTCACATGGCACCGGCTTATTATGTCGCTGGCGTCTCATTATTAGCCGTTGCCGTAGCCTTTATCCCATTATCTTGGAAGGGTTGGACAGTCAATTCTGAGTCTTCAAGCGAAAAATCTGCAGTCCTAAACGCTTCTAGTCTGTAA